The following are encoded in a window of Octopus sinensis unplaced genomic scaffold, ASM634580v1 Contig14555, whole genome shotgun sequence genomic DNA:
- the LOC115230143 gene encoding uncharacterized protein LOC115230143, which translates to MSGRKRDSLWAYFDKRIIPGKTGSRARCRNCGKDIQGLVSRMRQHHLLCRSNIDIPENMPRPESEFPPRMKDHSLINFVTTTTSSKKDLMDLQLARYIFSTNTPFAAVEHPEFVKFVQMLLPGYRLPSRHQIGGTLLDHVYDQIHEDCRQRLQDKTVSMMLDGWSNIHNEPVICVSVVTSDGENYLIDTVDTSGYSHTAEYLQSVALASAQLAEQRFGCKIGSLVTDNAANMTKMRRIMMEDGNEIITYGCSAHYLNLLVKDVEVADVKGTIVTINKYFRNVHLPAAWYKSNGGKKLVLPIDVRWNTLSDCFQSYLDNWSIILRTCEEHRTDIDTEIFPRSKIFPKRRVEEYLMLIKPIAVALDKIQNDSTTISHAVEIWKELEQTYIDNGCTNILGKVRIRAKQALTPFHLLANLIDPTCSGKSISNVEIDIALSYCAQNYEYALPTLINFRAKADPFKQYMFAPNLLSKVSPIAWWESNSYRYLHK; encoded by the coding sequence atgtctggaAGAAAGCGTGATTCTTTGTGGGCTTATTTTGATAAACGTATTATTCCTGGAAAGACCGGAAGCCGTGCCAGATGTCGTAATTGTGGGAAGGACATACAAGGTCTTGTATCTCGGATGAGGCAGCATCATTTATTATGTCGAAGTAATATTGATATCCCTGAAAATATGCCGAGACCTGAAAGCGAATTTCCTCCAAGGATGAAGGACCATTCATTAATCAATTTCGTAACTACGACGACTTCATCTAAGAAAGATTTGATGGATCTGCAACTCGCTAGAtacatattttctacaaacaCTCCGTTTGCTGCTGTAGAACATCCCGAATTTGTCAAATTCGTCCAAATGCTTCTTCCTGGGTATCGTTTACCCTCTCGTCATCAAATTGGTGGTACATTACTTGATCATGTGTACGACCAAATACATGAAGACTGTCGACAAAGACTCCAGGACAAAACAGTGTCTATGATGTTGGACGGGTGGAGCAACATTCATAATGAACCCGTTATTTGTGTCTCGGTTGTGACATCAGATGGGGAAAATTATCTCATTGACACTGTGGACACTTCTGGATATAGCCACACTGCGGAATATCTTCAATCTGTTGCTTTAGCCTCCGCACAATTGGCTGAACAACGGTTTGGATGTAAAATCGGCAGTCTTGTAACGGATAATGCTGCCAACATGACTAAAATGAGACGGATAATGATGGAAGATGGCAATGAAATAATTACTTATGGTTGCTCGGCACATTATCTCAACCTTCTTGTGAAGGATGTCGAGGTAGCGGACGTTAAAGGAACTATTGtaacaatcaataaatatttccgAAACGTCCATCTTCCAGCTGCATGGTACAAATCTAATGGAGGAAAAAAACTCGTTCTTCCGATTGATGTACGGTGGAACACTTTATCAGACTGTTTTCAATCTTATCTGGATAATTGGTCTATTATTTTGAGAACTTGTGAGGAACACAGAACGGATATTGATACAGAGATTTTTCCAAGGTCCAAAATATTTCCCAAACGACGCGTTGAAGAATATCTGATGCTTATTAAACCAATTGCTGTCGCTTTAGATAAAATTCAGAATGATTCTACCACGATTAGTCATGCTGTAGAAATTTGGAAAGAACTTGAACAGACATATATTGACAATGGATGTACGAATATTTTAGGAAAAGTGAGAATTCGAGCAAAACAAGCATTAACACCTTTCCACTTACTTGCGAATTTGATCGACCCGACATGTAGTGGGAAATCTATTTCAAATGTTGAGATTGACATTGCATTGAGTTATTGTGCTCAAAATTATGAATATGCACTTCCGACTCTGATTAATTTCAGAGCAAAAGCTGATCCATTTAAACAATACATGTTTGCTCCGAATTTATTGAGTAAAGTATCACCTATAGCTTGGTGGGAGTCGAATTCATACCGTTACCTTCACAAGTAA
- the LOC115230144 gene encoding innexin unc-9-like: MDQYIPETEDLDSKPQLNYYQWMPFILLGLAFLYQIPCLFWRANNEKSGMSLDSMIRVANKYIEAGNTGDRDRFVKLSTMHFQQYFEMRKRRNEEKTVDIIKELMAITFCCGGKKYGRYLSWLYILTKCMYFVNTVAQCILTDILLSNGAISFYGIRLLHNFKYGKSYEVSNYFPKSTYCDVHIRELGYQIKGHRYTVQCVLPINLFSEAIFGFYWFWLVIMVCSNVYSLVKWCWYFVSTNSSVQYIRKHIRDDLVDQGNLRDFVKDFLMQDGVFAIRIISNNSTDPLVTDLVSSIFENYKIRRLPSE, translated from the coding sequence ATGGACCAATATATTCCTGAAACCGAAGACCTTGATTCCAAGCCTCAACTTAACTACTATCAATGGATGCCTTTTATCCTGCTTGGATTGGCCTTTCTCTATCAAATTCCATGCCTATTTTGGAGGGCTAATAATGAGAAAAGTGGAATGAGCCTTGACAGCATGATCAGAGTGGCAAACAAGTATATTGAAGCAGGTAACACTGGGGACAGAGATAGGTTTGTTAAATTATCTACGATgcattttcaacaatattttgaaatgagAAAGCGGaggaatgaagaaaaaacagtagaTATTATAAAAGAACTTATGGCCATTACATTTTGTTGTGGAGGTAAAAAATATGGCCGCTACCTCAGTTGGTTGTACATCTTAACAAAATGTATGTACTTTGTCAACACGGTCGCTCAGTGCATACTCACAGACATTTTGCTATCGAATGGGGCAATTAGTTTTTACGGAATTCGTTTACTCCACAACTTTAAATACGGGAAATCTTATGAAGTTTCTAACTATTTTCCCAAAAGCACTTATTGTGACGTTCATATACGGGAACTGGGATACCAAATCAAAGGACATCGTTACACAGTGCAGTGTGTGCTTCCTATAAATTTGTTCTCTGAGGCCATTTTTGGCTTCTACTGGTTCTGGCTAGTCATAATGGTCTGTTCCAACGTGTACAGTCTAGTCAAGTGGTGTTGGTACTTTGTGTCTACGAATAGCAGTGTTCAATACATAAGAAAACACATTCGAGATGATCTTGTTGATCAAGGAAATTTGAGGGACTTTGTGAAGGATTTTTTAATGCAAGATGGGGTTTTTGCCATTAGAATAATTTCTAATAACTCCACGGATCCTTTGGTGACTGACCTAGTCAGTTCTATCTTCGAGAACTATAAGATTCGCAGGCTTCCCTCTGAATAA